Proteins encoded together in one Pseudomonas sp. Seg1 window:
- a CDS encoding shikimate dehydrogenase, whose amino-acid sequence MSRKPVILAGLIGAGIQASRTPSLHEHEGDAQGMRYLYRLIDLDQLRMDITALPDLLLAAERMNYTGLNITFPCKQAIIPLLDELSPEARGIGAVNTVVLKDGKRVGHNTDCLGFAEGFRRGLNDVARERVVQMGAGGAGAAVAHALLSEGVQQLSIFDVDTDRAESLANNLNQHFGFGRAVAGHDLPSAMNQADGLVNTTPMGMAKLPGMPVPVELLRKALWVAEIVYFPLETELLRNARALGCRTLDGGNMAVFQAVKAFELFSGVVPDAQRMLAHFQSMKG is encoded by the coding sequence ATGAGCCGCAAACCGGTAATACTGGCCGGACTGATCGGCGCCGGCATTCAAGCCTCGCGCACACCCTCGCTGCATGAACATGAGGGCGATGCGCAGGGTATGCGTTACCTGTATCGCCTGATCGACCTCGATCAACTGCGCATGGACATCACCGCCCTGCCCGACTTGCTGCTGGCGGCCGAGCGAATGAACTACACCGGCCTGAACATCACCTTCCCATGCAAACAGGCGATCATCCCGCTGCTCGACGAACTGTCGCCCGAAGCCCGTGGCATCGGCGCGGTCAATACCGTGGTGCTGAAGGATGGAAAACGTGTCGGCCACAATACCGACTGCCTGGGTTTTGCAGAGGGCTTTCGCCGTGGCTTGAATGACGTTGCCCGTGAGCGCGTGGTCCAGATGGGCGCTGGCGGTGCCGGTGCGGCTGTGGCCCACGCGCTGTTGAGCGAAGGCGTACAGCAACTGAGTATTTTCGACGTCGACACGGATCGCGCCGAAAGCCTGGCGAACAATCTCAATCAACATTTCGGTTTTGGTCGCGCAGTGGCCGGGCATGATTTGCCGAGTGCAATGAATCAGGCCGACGGCCTGGTGAACACTACGCCGATGGGCATGGCCAAACTGCCGGGCATGCCGGTGCCGGTCGAGTTGCTGCGCAAGGCATTGTGGGTGGCGGAGATCGTGTACTTCCCGCTGGAAACCGAACTGCTGCGCAATGCCCGCGCATTGGGTTGCCGCACATTGGATGGTGGCAACATGGCGGTGTTTCAGGCGGTGAAGGCGTTTGAATTGTTCAGCGGCGTGGTGCCGGATGCGCAGCGGATGCTGGCGCATTTTCAAAGCATGAAGGGCTGA
- a CDS encoding TetR family transcriptional regulator: protein MTMTSELPAAPVVPAVEPRKSRKNNPEKTRENILQEAIVEFVQQGLSGARVDAIAERIHTSKRMIYYYFGSKEQLYVEVLEKLYGDIRTTENRLHLAELPPVVAIRRLVEFTFDHHDRNVDFVRIVCIENIHNAEFVKRSDAIKAMNNTILDSLGEILRRGAEEGVFRSGLDALDVHLLISSFCFYRVSNRHTFSEIFQIDLPDESIKQRHREMICESVLRYLQA, encoded by the coding sequence ATGACAATGACATCAGAACTCCCCGCAGCCCCCGTCGTACCCGCCGTAGAGCCGCGCAAGAGTCGCAAGAACAATCCGGAAAAGACCCGCGAGAACATCCTGCAGGAGGCGATCGTCGAGTTCGTCCAGCAAGGATTGTCGGGCGCCCGCGTCGACGCGATCGCCGAACGCATCCACACCTCCAAGCGCATGATCTATTACTACTTCGGCAGCAAGGAGCAGTTGTACGTCGAAGTGCTGGAGAAGCTTTACGGCGACATTCGCACCACGGAAAACCGTCTGCACCTGGCTGAGCTGCCGCCGGTGGTGGCGATTCGGCGACTGGTGGAGTTCACCTTCGATCATCACGACCGTAACGTCGATTTCGTGCGGATCGTCTGCATCGAGAACATCCACAATGCCGAATTCGTGAAGCGTTCCGATGCGATCAAGGCGATGAACAACACCATCCTCGATTCACTCGGCGAGATCCTCCGTCGGGGCGCCGAGGAGGGCGTTTTCCGCAGTGGGCTCGATGCGCTTGATGTGCATCTGCTGATCAGCTCGTTCTGCTTCTATCGTGTGTCGAACCGCCACACGTTCAGTGAGATTTTTCAGATCGATCTGCCGGACGAAAGCATCAAGCAGCGCCACCGCGAGATGATTTGCGAGTCGGTGTTGCGGTATCTGCAAGCCTGA
- the quiC gene encoding 3-dehydroshikimate dehydratase QuiC: MQRSIATVSLSGTLPEKLEAIAAAGFDGVEIFENDLLYYDGSPREIKQMCADLGIAITLFQPFRDFEGCRRDRLARNLERAERKFDLMQELGTDLVLVCSNASADSVGDQQILVDDLRLLAEHASARGLRIGYEALAWGRHVNTYQQVWDIVRQADHPSLGVLLDSFHTLSLKGDPRAIADIPGDKIFFVQMADAPILAMDVLEWSRHFRCFPGQGEFDLPGFLAPIIQSGYTGPLSLEIFNDGFRAAPPRANAADGLRSLLYLEEKTRQRLEQEATPVANREILFETPKASEYNGIEFLEFAVDESLGAKLSNWLERLGFVKAGQHRSKSVSLLRQGDINLILNSEPYSFAHSFFEAHGPSLCATAVRVNDSASALARAVAYKGQPYRGLVGPNELELAAVRAPDGSLIYLVDEEADVYGTDFNLLSGAVARGGLKRIDHMAMALPADSLDSWVLFYKSLLDFEADDEVVLPDPYGLVKSRALRSRDSSIRLPLNISENRNTAISHALSSYRGSGVHHIAFDCEDIFAEVRRAKEAGVPLLDIPLNYYDDLAARFDFDDEFLSELAYYNVLYDRDAQGGELFHVYTEPFEGRFFFEIIQRKNGYAGYGAANVAVRLAAMAKSRSGAVRQAKL, encoded by the coding sequence ATGCAGCGTTCCATTGCCACCGTTTCCTTGAGCGGCACCCTGCCGGAAAAGCTCGAAGCCATTGCCGCCGCCGGGTTCGACGGGGTGGAGATTTTCGAAAACGACCTCCTGTACTACGACGGCAGTCCGCGTGAAATTAAACAGATGTGCGCCGACCTCGGGATCGCCATCACTCTGTTTCAGCCATTCCGCGATTTCGAAGGCTGCCGCCGTGATCGTCTGGCGCGCAACCTTGAACGGGCCGAACGCAAGTTCGATCTGATGCAGGAACTTGGCACCGACCTCGTGCTGGTGTGCAGTAATGCGTCGGCCGACAGCGTTGGCGATCAGCAAATACTCGTCGATGATCTGCGTTTGCTGGCCGAACACGCGAGCGCCCGTGGCTTGCGTATTGGTTACGAAGCACTGGCCTGGGGTCGGCACGTGAACACTTATCAACAGGTCTGGGACATCGTGCGCCAAGCCGATCACCCAAGCCTTGGCGTGCTGCTCGACAGCTTTCATACCCTGTCGTTGAAGGGCGATCCGCGTGCGATTGCCGACATTCCCGGTGACAAGATTTTCTTCGTGCAAATGGCCGACGCACCGATTCTGGCCATGGACGTGCTGGAGTGGAGCCGGCATTTCCGCTGTTTCCCGGGGCAGGGCGAATTCGATCTGCCGGGGTTTCTCGCGCCGATCATCCAGAGTGGTTACACCGGGCCGCTGTCGCTGGAAATCTTCAACGACGGTTTCCGCGCCGCACCGCCACGGGCCAACGCTGCCGACGGCTTGCGCTCGCTGTTGTACCTGGAGGAGAAAACCCGGCAACGCCTGGAGCAGGAAGCAACGCCTGTCGCCAACCGCGAAATCCTCTTTGAAACACCGAAGGCCAGCGAATACAACGGCATCGAGTTTCTCGAGTTCGCCGTCGATGAAAGCCTCGGCGCCAAACTGTCGAATTGGCTGGAGCGCCTCGGTTTCGTCAAGGCCGGGCAGCACCGCTCCAAGAGTGTGAGCCTGCTGCGCCAGGGCGATATCAACCTGATCCTCAACTCCGAGCCGTATTCGTTTGCACACAGCTTTTTTGAAGCCCATGGCCCATCGCTGTGCGCGACTGCCGTACGGGTCAACGATAGCGCCAGCGCACTGGCGCGTGCCGTGGCTTATAAAGGCCAACCCTATCGCGGACTGGTCGGCCCCAATGAACTGGAGCTAGCGGCCGTACGTGCGCCGGATGGCAGCCTGATTTATCTGGTGGATGAAGAGGCCGATGTCTACGGCACCGATTTCAATCTGCTCTCAGGCGCGGTAGCCCGTGGTGGTCTCAAGCGCATCGACCACATGGCCATGGCGCTGCCGGCGGACAGCCTCGACAGTTGGGTGTTGTTCTACAAGAGCCTGCTCGATTTCGAGGCCGACGACGAAGTGGTGCTGCCCGACCCGTACGGTCTAGTGAAAAGCCGAGCTTTGCGCAGCCGCGACAGCTCGATCCGCTTGCCGCTGAACATCTCCGAGAACCGCAATACTGCGATTTCTCACGCACTGTCGAGTTATCGCGGCTCCGGAGTGCATCACATTGCCTTCGATTGTGAAGACATCTTCGCCGAGGTCAGGCGCGCCAAAGAGGCTGGCGTGCCGCTGCTGGATATCCCGCTGAACTATTACGACGATTTGGCGGCACGCTTCGATTTCGATGACGAATTCCTCAGCGAATTGGCGTATTACAACGTGCTCTATGACCGTGATGCCCAGGGCGGCGAGCTGTTTCATGTGTACACCGAGCCGTTCGAAGGACGCTTCTTCTTCGAGATCATCCAGCGCAAAAACGGTTATGCCGGTTACGGCGCGGCGAACGTCGCGGTACGTCTGGCGGCGATGGCTAAATCTCGCAGTGGCGCGGTACGCCAGGCGAAGTTGTAG
- a CDS encoding MFS transporter, whose amino-acid sequence MIPSQTSRMAPAMSTATGGIGDKIRGAMAVGKTRWGMLALVFFATTLNYIDRAALGVMQPILAKEMSWTAMDYANINFWFQVGYAIGFVLQGRLIDRVGVKRVFFCAVLLWSLATGAHGLATSAVGFMVCRFILGLTEAANYPACVKTTRLWFPAGERAVATGIFNAGTNVGAMFTPMLLPLVLHVWGWQAAFLCMSALGGIWLLFWGLKYFNPEDHPSVKQSELDYIQQEVEPEQARVPFSKILRMRGTWAFALAYSLTAPVFWFYLYWLPPFLNQQYNLGINVTQMGIPLIIIYVTADFGSVGGGILSSFLIGRGMNSIKARLLSMFLFACCIIGVVMAAGSANLWVAVAAISLAIGAHQAWTANIWSLVMDYTPKHMMSTVFGFGGMCAAIGGMFMTQIVGHILTVTNNNYTVLFTLIPAMYFLALTWMYFMAPRKIPTVAE is encoded by the coding sequence ATGATTCCTTCACAGACTTCCCGCATGGCTCCGGCCATGAGCACTGCCACGGGTGGCATCGGCGACAAGATCCGCGGCGCCATGGCGGTCGGCAAAACCCGATGGGGGATGCTGGCGCTGGTGTTTTTCGCCACCACTCTGAACTACATCGACCGCGCCGCGCTCGGCGTCATGCAGCCCATCCTCGCCAAGGAAATGAGCTGGACGGCGATGGATTACGCCAACATCAATTTCTGGTTTCAGGTCGGATACGCCATCGGTTTCGTGCTGCAAGGGCGGTTGATCGACCGGGTCGGCGTCAAACGCGTGTTCTTCTGCGCAGTCTTGTTGTGGAGCCTGGCGACCGGCGCTCACGGTCTGGCGACCTCGGCGGTCGGCTTCATGGTCTGCCGCTTTATCCTCGGCCTGACCGAAGCGGCGAACTACCCGGCCTGTGTGAAAACCACGCGCCTGTGGTTCCCGGCCGGCGAACGTGCGGTCGCCACCGGCATCTTCAACGCCGGGACCAACGTCGGCGCGATGTTCACGCCGATGCTGTTGCCTCTGGTACTGCATGTGTGGGGCTGGCAGGCCGCGTTCCTGTGCATGTCGGCGCTGGGCGGCATCTGGCTGTTGTTCTGGGGACTGAAGTACTTCAACCCGGAAGATCATCCGAGCGTCAAACAATCGGAACTGGATTACATCCAGCAAGAGGTCGAACCGGAGCAAGCCCGCGTACCCTTCTCGAAAATCCTCCGTATGCGCGGTACCTGGGCCTTCGCCCTCGCCTACTCGCTGACCGCGCCGGTGTTCTGGTTCTACCTGTACTGGCTGCCGCCGTTCCTTAATCAGCAATACAACCTGGGCATCAACGTGACCCAGATGGGCATCCCGCTGATCATCATCTACGTCACCGCCGATTTCGGCAGCGTGGGCGGCGGCATTCTGTCGTCGTTCCTGATCGGTCGCGGGATGAACTCGATCAAGGCACGTCTGCTGTCAATGTTCCTGTTTGCCTGCTGCATCATCGGCGTGGTCATGGCCGCAGGTTCCGCCAATCTGTGGGTCGCAGTGGCTGCCATCTCGCTGGCGATCGGTGCGCATCAGGCATGGACGGCGAACATCTGGAGCCTGGTGATGGACTACACGCCCAAGCACATGATGAGCACGGTATTTGGTTTCGGCGGCATGTGCGCAGCGATCGGCGGGATGTTCATGACTCAGATCGTCGGCCATATCCTGACGGTCACCAACAACAACTACACGGTGTTGTTCACGCTGATTCCGGCGATGTACTTCCTCGCACTGACCTGGATGTACTTCATGGCGCCGCGCAAGATTCCAACCGTCGCCGAGTAA
- a CDS encoding DMT family transporter, translated as MTVSTPLSGVNQPFKGILLIVVATFLFSSHDALSKYLSGFYPIVMVVWARYVVHTLLMAGIFLPQSGLRVLRTKKPLWQLLRALCLLGTSLFFTTALLYIPLAEATAVNFLAPVLVTALSVPLLKERVTRGQWIAVICGFVGVLIIVHPGGELFTPAVLLPFCSALFFCFYQLLTRKLAAIDSPTTSNFFAGLCNTLVMSALVPFFWQVPTLTHAGLMLALGTCGMTAHLFLTQAFRHAAPALLAPFGYCQIVFAGLLGWLLFNHTPSLLTVIGIAVICCSGLAAAWQQSRR; from the coding sequence ATGACCGTCAGCACCCCACTCTCCGGAGTCAATCAACCCTTCAAGGGGATTTTGCTGATTGTCGTGGCAACCTTCCTGTTTTCCAGCCATGACGCGCTGTCGAAGTACCTCTCGGGCTTCTATCCGATCGTGATGGTGGTGTGGGCGCGGTATGTGGTGCACACGTTGTTGATGGCGGGGATTTTCCTGCCGCAGTCCGGTCTGCGCGTCCTGCGCACAAAAAAGCCTTTGTGGCAGTTGCTCCGCGCACTTTGCCTGCTGGGCACCAGCCTGTTTTTCACCACGGCGCTGTTGTACATCCCGCTGGCAGAGGCCACGGCGGTGAACTTCCTGGCGCCGGTCTTGGTGACGGCGCTGTCGGTACCGTTGCTCAAGGAGCGGGTCACGCGGGGGCAGTGGATTGCGGTGATTTGCGGCTTTGTCGGCGTGCTGATTATTGTCCACCCCGGCGGTGAACTGTTTACGCCGGCCGTGTTGCTGCCGTTCTGCTCGGCACTTTTTTTCTGCTTCTATCAATTGCTGACGCGCAAGCTCGCAGCCATCGACAGCCCGACCACCAGCAACTTCTTTGCCGGGTTGTGCAACACGTTGGTGATGAGCGCGCTGGTGCCGTTCTTCTGGCAGGTGCCGACCTTGACTCACGCCGGGCTGATGCTGGCGCTGGGCACTTGCGGGATGACCGCGCATTTGTTTCTGACTCAGGCGTTCCGCCACGCTGCGCCGGCATTGTTGGCGCCGTTCGGTTATTGCCAGATTGTGTTTGCGGGATTGTTGGGCTGGCTGCTGTTCAATCACACGCCGAGTCTGTTGACGGTGATCGGCATTGCGGTGATCTGTTGCAGCGGCCTGGCGGCGGCGTGGCAGCAGAGCCGCCGCTGA
- a CDS encoding IclR family transcriptional regulator produces the protein MAGSQIERVFSVLEHLTSDPRGLALQTLAEQIDIPKSATHRLLAELTRLGYVRQNPDTLRYHLSTKLVAMGFRYLSSSGADIVQPVLDRLAQETGELVRLGVIESDRQTWIAKSQGARTGLRYDPDMGRDAPLFYTASGHAWLASMSDAEALSLVERQAAAVPADLGPNAPRSNIELLERLRLAREQGYACVEESSAVGTSAIAAVVRHPAEGRVIGVLSIAGPSARMPGARLHELAPLLLKFTEELSAASLASELFV, from the coding sequence ATGGCCGGCAGTCAAATCGAACGGGTTTTCAGCGTGCTGGAACACCTCACCAGTGATCCGCGCGGGTTAGCGTTGCAAACCCTGGCCGAGCAGATCGACATCCCGAAAAGTGCAACACACCGCTTGCTCGCAGAGCTGACCCGGCTGGGTTATGTCCGACAAAACCCGGACACCCTGCGTTATCACCTGTCGACCAAATTGGTGGCGATGGGCTTTCGTTACCTGTCGAGCAGTGGTGCCGACATCGTGCAACCGGTGCTTGATCGCCTGGCTCAGGAAACCGGGGAGCTGGTGCGTCTGGGCGTCATCGAAAGTGATCGCCAGACCTGGATTGCCAAGTCCCAGGGGGCGCGCACCGGGCTGCGCTATGACCCGGACATGGGGCGTGATGCGCCGTTGTTCTATACGGCGTCCGGGCATGCGTGGCTGGCGAGCATGAGCGACGCCGAAGCGTTGTCGCTGGTTGAGCGTCAGGCCGCCGCAGTGCCAGCCGATCTCGGGCCGAATGCACCGCGTTCCAATATCGAATTGCTCGAGCGCCTGCGGCTGGCGCGCGAACAGGGCTATGCCTGTGTCGAAGAAAGTTCGGCCGTCGGGACATCGGCGATTGCTGCGGTGGTGCGTCATCCTGCCGAGGGGCGGGTAATTGGTGTGTTGAGCATTGCCGGGCCCAGTGCACGAATGCCGGGGGCGAGGCTGCACGAACTGGCGCCGTTGCTGCTGAAGTTTACTGAGGAGTTGTCTGCGGCGAGTCTGGCGTCCGAGTTGTTCGTCTAA
- a CDS encoding neutral zinc metallopeptidase encodes MLWKKGRRSDNVVDARGDDSGGGGGMRFGGGKGLSLGAILLIVGIGWITGQDPLQILGQLTGQMSEQPAPSSQTRQAPPANDEQAEFVRSILGDTEDTWGSIFQQAGRQYKDPTLVLFSNRVNSACGLATSATGPFYCPADQKVYLDMAFFQEMSQRFKAAGDFAQAYVIAHEVGHHVQTLLGVSAKIQTARQQGRQMEGDGGLLVRQELQADCLAGVWAYNAQKRLNWLEPGDIEEALNAANAIGDDRLQQQGQGRVVPDSFTHGTSAQRVRWFKTGFAQGQVGQCDTFAAKNL; translated from the coding sequence ATGCTATGGAAAAAAGGCCGACGCAGTGACAACGTCGTCGATGCCCGTGGCGATGATAGCGGTGGCGGCGGCGGGATGCGGTTTGGCGGCGGCAAGGGACTGAGCCTTGGAGCGATCCTGTTGATCGTCGGCATCGGCTGGATCACCGGCCAGGATCCTCTTCAAATTCTCGGTCAGCTTACGGGGCAAATGTCCGAGCAACCGGCGCCGTCTTCGCAAACCCGTCAGGCCCCTCCCGCCAATGATGAGCAAGCCGAGTTTGTCCGCTCGATCCTCGGCGACACCGAGGACACCTGGGGTTCGATTTTCCAGCAGGCCGGCCGGCAATATAAGGACCCGACCCTGGTGCTGTTCAGCAATCGGGTCAACTCCGCCTGTGGTCTGGCCACCTCCGCCACCGGGCCGTTCTACTGCCCGGCGGATCAGAAGGTCTATCTGGACATGGCGTTCTTCCAGGAAATGTCGCAACGCTTCAAGGCCGCAGGCGATTTCGCTCAGGCCTACGTGATTGCTCACGAAGTCGGACACCATGTGCAGACGCTTCTCGGTGTCTCGGCGAAAATTCAGACAGCCCGCCAGCAAGGTCGGCAGATGGAAGGTGACGGTGGCTTACTGGTGCGCCAGGAACTGCAAGCCGATTGCCTGGCCGGTGTCTGGGCCTACAACGCGCAGAAGCGCCTGAACTGGCTGGAGCCCGGCGACATTGAAGAAGCCTTGAACGCCGCCAACGCTATCGGTGATGATCGTTTGCAGCAACAGGGTCAGGGCCGTGTGGTACCGGACTCGTTCACCCACGGTACGTCGGCGCAAAGGGTGCGCTGGTTCAAAACCGGCTTCGCGCAGGGCCAGGTCGGCCAGTGCGATACCTTCGCGGCGAAAAACCTGTAA
- a CDS encoding alpha/beta hydrolase produces MHKWLLALLIIGSTAQAAGVDAISPGRLQLQAGEMAVGIGPAPEKIERVLIVIHGRLRNAETYRKSAESAAELAGQTAHTLVIAPQFLNESDVALYSLPATLLRWKGNEWMGGGLSTGPNPLSSYAALDAIVARVSDRKQFPDVKQIVIFGHSGGGQVVQRYALLAKDQPALKANNIRLRYVVANPSSYAYFNEQRPVAFDHAKCVGFNRWKYGLSDMPVYAGGQTPLQLESSYIKREVIYLLGQQDIDPQHPALDKGCEAEAQGAYRLIRGKLYFGYLLRRHPEGVNQRLVEVPGVGHNGDGMLTSAEGQKALFEQ; encoded by the coding sequence ATGCATAAATGGCTTTTGGCTTTACTGATCATTGGCAGCACCGCACAAGCGGCCGGCGTCGACGCGATCAGTCCCGGCCGCTTGCAACTGCAGGCCGGGGAAATGGCGGTGGGCATCGGCCCGGCGCCAGAGAAAATCGAGCGTGTGCTGATCGTCATTCATGGCCGTTTGCGCAACGCCGAGACCTATCGCAAAAGCGCCGAGAGTGCCGCCGAGCTGGCTGGGCAAACCGCGCACACGCTGGTGATCGCGCCGCAGTTTCTCAATGAAAGTGATGTCGCCCTGTACTCGCTCCCCGCGACATTGTTGCGCTGGAAAGGCAACGAATGGATGGGCGGTGGGTTATCCACAGGGCCGAATCCGTTGAGTTCTTACGCGGCCCTCGACGCGATCGTCGCCCGGGTCAGTGATCGCAAACAGTTTCCGGACGTGAAGCAGATCGTGATTTTCGGCCACTCCGGCGGCGGCCAGGTGGTGCAGCGTTATGCCCTGCTCGCCAAGGACCAGCCTGCGCTGAAAGCCAACAACATTCGCCTGCGTTACGTCGTGGCCAATCCTTCCTCCTACGCTTATTTCAACGAGCAGCGGCCGGTGGCGTTCGATCACGCCAAGTGCGTGGGTTTCAATCGCTGGAAGTACGGGCTGTCAGACATGCCGGTGTATGCCGGTGGGCAAACGCCGTTGCAGCTTGAAAGCAGTTACATCAAGCGCGAGGTGATTTATCTGCTTGGGCAGCAGGACATCGACCCGCAACATCCGGCGCTGGACAAAGGCTGTGAGGCCGAGGCCCAAGGCGCTTACCGCTTGATACGCGGCAAACTGTACTTTGGGTATTTGTTGCGTCGCCATCCGGAAGGAGTGAATCAGCGGTTGGTGGAAGTGCCCGGAGTCGGGCATAACGGTGATGGGATGTTGACTTCGGCGGAGGGTCAAAAGGCTCTGTTTGAACAGTAG
- a CDS encoding HAD family hydrolase: MSLAEVRHWVFDMDGTLTVAVHDFAAIRVALAIPPEDDILTHLAALPADESAAKHAWLLEHERDLALGSKPAAGAVELVRDLHSRGYRLGILTRNARELAHVTLEAIGLADCFAVDDVLGRDEAPPKPHPGGLLKLAEAWKVPASEMVMVGDYRFDLDCGRAAGARTVLVNLPDNPWPELTDWHAQDCVELRRMLLA, encoded by the coding sequence ATGAGCCTGGCCGAAGTTCGTCATTGGGTGTTCGACATGGACGGCACGCTGACCGTCGCCGTGCATGATTTTGCGGCGATTCGCGTGGCGCTGGCGATCCCGCCCGAGGATGACATCCTCACGCATCTTGCCGCCTTACCGGCGGATGAGTCCGCAGCGAAACATGCCTGGTTGCTGGAGCATGAGCGCGATCTGGCGCTGGGATCGAAACCGGCCGCCGGTGCGGTGGAGCTGGTGCGTGACCTGCACTCGCGCGGGTATCGTCTCGGCATTCTGACGCGCAATGCCCGGGAGTTGGCGCACGTCACTCTTGAGGCCATTGGCCTCGCTGACTGCTTTGCGGTAGACGATGTGCTTGGGCGTGATGAAGCGCCGCCGAAACCGCATCCAGGTGGCTTGTTGAAACTGGCCGAGGCCTGGAAAGTGCCGGCCAGTGAGATGGTGATGGTTGGCGATTACCGCTTTGACCTGGATTGCGGGCGAGCGGCGGGGGCGCGGACGGTGCTGGTGAACCTGCCGGATAATCCGTGGCCGGAGCTGACGGATTGGCATGCCCAGGATTGTGTCGAGTTGCGGCGGATGCTTCTGGCCTGA
- the tesB gene encoding acyl-CoA thioesterase II, whose protein sequence is MSQVLEDLVDLLTLEPIEENLFRGRSQDLGFRQLFGGQVLGQSLSAASQTVEEARHVHSMHGYFLRPGDAKLPVVYSVDRVRDGGSFSTRRVTAIQKGHPIFTCSASFQYDEEGFEHQSQMPVVVGPENLPSELELTQQRAHLIPEHMREKLLCPKPIEVRPVTEKDPYNPQPADPVKYVWFRADGALADIPALHKYLLAYASDFGLLTTSMLPHGKSVWQKDMQVASLDHALWFHNDLRADDWLLYAMDSPWAGNSRGFSRGSVYNRAGQLVASVTQEGLIRHRKDWA, encoded by the coding sequence ATGAGCCAAGTGTTGGAAGATCTGGTCGATTTGCTGACCCTGGAACCGATCGAGGAAAACCTGTTCCGTGGCCGCAGCCAGGACCTGGGGTTCCGTCAGTTGTTCGGTGGTCAGGTGCTCGGTCAGTCGCTATCGGCGGCCAGTCAGACAGTTGAAGAGGCGCGCCATGTGCATTCCATGCACGGCTATTTCCTGCGTCCGGGCGACGCGAAGTTGCCGGTGGTGTATTCGGTTGACCGCGTGCGTGACGGCGGCAGTTTCAGCACCCGTCGTGTGACGGCGATCCAGAAGGGCCATCCGATCTTCACCTGCAGCGCTTCGTTTCAATACGACGAAGAAGGCTTCGAGCATCAGAGCCAGATGCCGGTTGTGGTCGGCCCGGAAAACCTGCCGTCGGAGCTGGAACTGACCCAGCAACGCGCACACCTGATCCCCGAACACATGCGCGAAAAACTGCTGTGTCCGAAACCGATCGAAGTACGCCCGGTCACCGAAAAAGATCCCTACAACCCGCAGCCAGCGGACCCGGTGAAATACGTGTGGTTCCGTGCCGACGGCGCGCTGGCCGACATTCCGGCACTGCACAAATACCTGCTGGCCTACGCCTCGGACTTCGGTCTGCTGACCACCTCGATGCTGCCCCACGGCAAATCGGTCTGGCAGAAAGACATGCAAGTCGCCAGCCTCGATCACGCGCTGTGGTTCCATAACGATCTGCGCGCCGATGACTGGTTGCTCTACGCGATGGACAGTCCATGGGCCGGCAACTCTCGCGGTTTCTCCCGTGGCAGCGTGTACAACCGTGCCGGTCAACTGGTGGCATCGGTAACTCAGGAAGGTTTGATCCGGCATCGCAAGGATTGGGCATGA
- a CDS encoding GNAT family N-acetyltransferase has product MEPILELESARLLMRQWQDEDLPAFAAMCADPQVMRYFPAPLSRLESAALIGRVRGHFAEHGYGLWALERKDSGEFIGFTGLGVVGFDAPFTPAVEIGWRLAKEHWGLGYASEAAWTALRCGFDRLALKEIVSFTAQSNLPSEKVMQAIGMHHAPADDFDHPKLAADHPLRRHVLYRITREQWLQTLHG; this is encoded by the coding sequence ATGGAGCCGATACTGGAACTTGAAAGCGCACGCCTGCTGATGCGTCAGTGGCAGGACGAGGATTTGCCGGCATTTGCGGCGATGTGTGCCGATCCGCAGGTGATGCGCTACTTTCCCGCCCCGTTGAGTCGACTGGAAAGCGCCGCGTTGATCGGCCGTGTGCGTGGGCATTTTGCCGAGCACGGTTATGGCCTCTGGGCGCTGGAGCGCAAGGACAGCGGCGAGTTCATCGGTTTCACCGGCCTGGGCGTGGTCGGTTTCGATGCGCCGTTCACCCCGGCGGTGGAAATCGGCTGGCGTCTGGCCAAGGAACATTGGGGCCTCGGTTACGCCAGTGAAGCGGCCTGGACCGCTCTGCGTTGCGGCTTTGATCGGTTGGCGCTGAAAGAGATCGTGTCCTTCACCGCGCAAAGCAATCTGCCATCGGAAAAAGTCATGCAGGCAATCGGCATGCATCATGCGCCGGCTGATGACTTTGATCATCCGAAGCTGGCCGCCGATCACCCGTTGAGAAGACATGTGCTGTACCGCATCACCCGGGAGCAGTGGCTGCAAACCTTGCATGGATAA